From Mustelus asterias chromosome 19, sMusAst1.hap1.1, whole genome shotgun sequence, one genomic window encodes:
- the LOC144507600 gene encoding uncharacterized protein LOC144507600, with protein sequence MGARDRVLDDGSAGPGLGDGSAGPGLVSDGSAGPGLGDGSAGLGLVSDGSAGLGLISDGSAGLGLVSDGSAGLGLVSDGSAGLGLVSDGSAGPGLVSDGSAGPGLVSDGSAGPGLVSDGSAGPGLVSDGSAGPGLVSDGSAGPGLVSDGSAGPGLVSDGSAGPGLVSDGSAGPGLVSDGSAGPGLVSDGSAGPGLVSDGSAGPGLVSDGSAGPGLVSDGSAGPGLVSDGSAGPGLVSDGSAGLGLVSDGSAALGLGDGSAGLGLVSDGSVGLGLGDGSAGLGLVSDASADWKRAGEWE encoded by the coding sequence ATGGGAGCGCGGGACCGGGTTTTGGATGATGGCAGCGCGGGACCGGGTTTGGGTGATGGGAGCGCGGGACCGGGTTTGGTTAGTGATGGGAGCGCGGGACCGGGTTTGGGTGATGGGAGCGCGGGACTGGGTTTGGTTAGTGATGGGAGCGCGGGACTGGGTTTGATTAGTGATGGGAGCGCGGGACTGGGTTTGGTTAGTGATGGGAGCGCGGGACTGGGTTTGGTTAGTGATGGGAGCGCGGGACTGGGTTTGGTTAGTGATGGGAGCGCGGGACCGGGTTTGGTTAGTGATGGGAGCGCGGGACCGGGTTTGGTTAGTGATGGGAGCGCGGGACCGGGTTTGGTTAGTGATGGGAGCGCGGGACCGGGTTTGGTTAGTGATGGGAGCGCGGGACCGGGTTTGGTTAGTGATGGGAGCGCGGGACCGGGTTTGGTTAGTGATGGGAGCGCGGGACCGGGTTTGGTTAGTGATGGGAGCGCGGGACCGGGTTTGGTTAGTGATGGGAGCGCGGGACCGGGTTTGGTTAGTGATGGGAGCGCGGGACCGGGTTTGGTTAGTGATGGGAGCGCGGGACCGGGTTTGGTTAGTGATGGGAGCGCGGGACCGGGTTTGGTTAGTGATGGGAGCGCGGGACCGGGTTTGGTTAGTGATGGGAGCGCGGGACCGGGTTTGGTTAGTGATGGGAGCGCGGGACCGGGTTTGGTTAGTGATGGGAGCGCGGGACTGGGTTTGGTTAGTGATGGGAGCGCGGCACTGGGTTTGGGTGATGGGAGCGCGGGACTGGGTTTGGTTAGTGATGGGAGCGTGGGACTGGGTTTGGGTGATGGGAGCGCGGGACTGGGTTTGGTTAGTGATGCGAGTGCAGACTGGAagagggcaggggaatgggaatga